A single Methanolobus sp. ZRKC5 DNA region contains:
- a CDS encoding DEAD/DEAH box helicase, translated as MEISQLISKIKSSRKYEGQITHIEDVPTREAEYRNIELNPLIRYALNENGIEQLYAHQAEAVSTAREKKNIVLSTSTASGKSLCYMLPVFERLLEEPHATALYISPLNALVNDQLDTFRKLSHTMRLNVNIDRFVGSMSKAEKDNVKYGNTKIIFTNPEMLHLSFLQWKHQWKHFLSNLNFIILDESHSYSGVMGSHMANLLRRLNRICEHYGSNPQYICCTATIGNPVEHSSSLIGKDVSLIDNDSSGQGAQKFVFWNPPLYVKARNFTQRKASFGETVDLFTTFVQSDLQTIVFARLRQKVERMYVQAKNTLASRGIDKKISSYRGGYHGDEREAIEKELAQGNIEGVISTNALELGIDIGGLDACIMDGFPGTIMSARQQAGRAGRGNRESIVTLVADSNALDQYYMRNPEDFFRRNCEEAVINVSNRYIQAGHLLCAAKEMPLRPKDSEYFGAEFETIVEVLEEEGLLEGIDEKRSLDPTPHMKVSIRGIDSDSYTIIDKTSRRPLEKNIERLRAYREAFEGAVYINKGTPYCVTKQDHDKREIHVEKAQDGYYTKSLVSSDIVIREVVETKALATFPDVKVGFGDVDVTQQVTGYKKIQQRTDTELGQLSLDMPEFRLETEALWLELPYMFTELVNEHERDFAGGIHAIEHAIIAMYPLHLLADRNDVGGVSTPEHDDLSGKSGIFVYDGHPGGVGYAESGYGKIVEMLEVTLKSIESCPCIEGCPSCIQSPKCGNNNNPLDKDAAIIMLRKMLGKPAYIPQKRKSHAKSEKPERRATIAPTPTERKDKPFDHSAALNRARRKLRQRDRKSASEWVQEGIKAGKEQNDQELAYECFEAALQLQPSNATALMNKGITCLRLGQNQMALTCFNKLISMGYAKSVVWKHKGIALHRLGDHRGAVEMFDEALMEKPDDAKLHELRKKAINKMK; from the coding sequence ATGGAAATTTCCCAACTGATCAGCAAAATAAAATCTTCAAGGAAATATGAAGGACAGATTACCCATATTGAGGACGTGCCCACCAGAGAAGCAGAATACAGGAATATAGAACTCAATCCGCTGATCAGATATGCTTTGAACGAAAATGGAATTGAACAACTCTATGCCCATCAGGCTGAAGCAGTTAGCACTGCACGGGAAAAGAAGAACATTGTTCTTTCCACCAGTACTGCCAGTGGCAAATCCTTATGCTACATGCTACCTGTTTTTGAGCGTTTGCTGGAAGAGCCACATGCCACGGCACTTTACATATCACCCCTAAATGCCCTTGTAAATGACCAGCTTGACACTTTCAGGAAACTTAGCCACACAATGAGATTGAATGTGAATATCGATAGATTCGTTGGTTCCATGAGCAAGGCTGAAAAAGATAACGTAAAATACGGAAATACCAAGATAATTTTTACAAATCCCGAAATGCTGCATTTGAGTTTCCTGCAATGGAAACATCAATGGAAGCATTTCCTTTCGAATCTCAACTTTATAATCCTGGATGAAAGCCATTCATACAGCGGAGTCATGGGAAGCCATATGGCAAACCTGCTAAGACGACTGAACCGTATTTGCGAACACTATGGTTCAAACCCTCAATATATATGTTGCACTGCAACCATCGGAAACCCGGTTGAACATAGCTCATCACTTATAGGAAAAGATGTCAGCCTGATAGACAATGACAGTTCCGGACAGGGTGCTCAGAAGTTTGTTTTCTGGAATCCTCCACTTTATGTGAAAGCCAGGAACTTCACCCAGAGAAAAGCCAGCTTCGGGGAAACAGTAGACCTTTTCACAACCTTTGTGCAAAGCGACCTCCAGACAATCGTTTTTGCAAGGTTGAGACAAAAGGTTGAGAGGATGTACGTCCAGGCAAAGAACACACTTGCCAGCAGAGGAATAGATAAAAAAATCAGCTCTTACAGAGGAGGCTATCACGGTGATGAACGTGAAGCTATTGAAAAAGAGCTTGCACAGGGAAACATTGAAGGTGTGATATCCACCAACGCTCTTGAACTTGGAATTGACATCGGAGGACTTGATGCCTGTATCATGGACGGATTCCCGGGAACTATTATGAGTGCAAGACAACAGGCAGGACGAGCAGGTCGTGGAAACCGGGAAAGCATAGTCACCCTTGTTGCAGATTCCAATGCACTTGACCAGTACTACATGAGAAATCCCGAAGACTTCTTCAGACGAAATTGTGAGGAAGCAGTTATCAATGTCTCGAACCGCTACATACAGGCAGGGCATTTGCTCTGTGCTGCAAAGGAGATGCCACTAAGACCTAAGGACAGCGAATATTTCGGTGCTGAGTTTGAGACCATCGTTGAAGTACTTGAAGAAGAAGGATTGCTGGAAGGAATTGATGAAAAGAGGTCGCTAGACCCTACTCCACATATGAAAGTTTCCATCCGCGGTATTGACAGTGACAGCTATACTATTATTGACAAAACAAGCAGAAGACCTCTTGAAAAGAATATAGAGAGACTGCGTGCCTACAGGGAAGCTTTTGAAGGTGCGGTGTACATTAACAAAGGTACTCCTTACTGTGTTACAAAACAGGACCATGATAAAAGAGAGATACATGTTGAGAAGGCGCAGGATGGCTACTATACTAAATCCCTTGTATCATCGGACATAGTCATCAGAGAAGTTGTTGAAACAAAAGCTCTGGCAACATTTCCTGACGTAAAGGTAGGGTTTGGGGATGTGGATGTCACCCAGCAGGTTACGGGATATAAAAAAATTCAGCAGCGTACTGACACTGAGCTTGGACAGTTGTCCCTGGATATGCCGGAATTTAGGTTGGAGACCGAAGCCCTGTGGCTTGAACTACCTTACATGTTCACCGAATTGGTAAACGAACACGAACGTGATTTTGCAGGCGGTATACATGCCATTGAACACGCAATTATAGCAATGTACCCGCTGCACCTGCTGGCTGACAGGAATGATGTAGGTGGTGTTTCCACACCAGAGCATGATGATCTTTCCGGAAAAAGCGGGATATTCGTGTATGACGGACACCCCGGCGGTGTGGGCTATGCTGAAAGTGGCTACGGTAAAATCGTAGAAATGCTGGAAGTAACCTTAAAGTCTATTGAAAGCTGTCCTTGCATCGAAGGTTGTCCATCGTGTATTCAGTCGCCAAAATGTGGAAACAACAATAATCCCCTTGACAAGGATGCAGCAATAATCATGCTGAGGAAGATGCTTGGTAAACCTGCCTACATTCCTCAAAAAAGAAAATCTCATGCTAAATCTGAAAAACCAGAGAGACGTGCAACCATTGCACCCACACCTACAGAGCGAAAAGACAAACCATTTGACCATTCTGCTGCGCTTAACAGAGCAAGAAGAAAACTCAGACAACGTGACAGGAAAAGCGCATCTGAATGGGTACAGGAAGGCATTAAAGCCGGAAAAGAGCAGAATGATCAGGAGCTGGCGTATGAGTGTTTTGAAGCGGCCTTGCAATTGCAGCCTTCTAATGCCACTGCCCTTATGAATAAAGGGATAACCTGTCTTCGTCTTGGTCAGAACCAGATGGCTTTAACGTGTTTCAACAAACTGATCAGCATGGGCTATGCTAAAAGCGTGGTCTGGAAGCATAAGGGTATTGCCTTGCATCGACTTGGTGATCACAGGGGAGCTGTCGAGATGTTCGATGAAGCATTAATGGAAAAGCCGGATGATGCAAAGTTACATGAACTCAGGAAGAAAGCGATTAACAAGATGAAATAA
- a CDS encoding IS1 family transposase (programmed frameshift): MNCPKCKSSSHKKNGRIDGRQRYKCHDCGYNYSVDIKSTASPVSVKRQALQLYLEGLGFRSIGRFLGVSHVSVQKWIRKFGSELEDLKSENEISVVELDEMHTYIGNKKYCWIWIAVDRYGKKFIDCSFGSRGTKTGQKLWKKLKTKEVGEVMTDYWRAYAKLVPRNIHTRSKAETYTVEGYNSIFRHFLARLRRKSKCYTKSLEMLKISVLLLMKYRNKELAMFN; encoded by the exons ATGAATTGTCCAAAGTGTAAGAGTTCCAGTCATAAGAAGAACGGTAGGATTGATGGTCGACAACGCTACAAATGCCATGATTGTGGATACAACTATTCAGTAGATATAAAATCCACCGCTAGCCCCGTATCTGTTAAGCGACAGGCTTTACAACTCTATCTGGAGGGGTTGGGATTTCGTTCAATTGGACGTTTTTTGGGCGTTAGTCATGTTTCTGTTCAAAAATGGATTCGAAAATTTGGTAGTGAATTAGAGGATCTAAAAAGTGAAAATGAGATTTCTGTTGTGGAATTGGACGAGATGCATACTTATATTGGGAATAAAAAA TACTGCTGGATATGGATTGCTGTTGATAGATATGGGAAGAAATTCATCGATTGCTCTTTTGGCAGCAGAGGAACAAAAACAGGACAAAAACTCTGGAAAAAGTTAAAGACAAAAGAGGTTGGGGAAGTAATGACGGATTATTGGAGGGCATATGCCAAGTTAGTCCCCAGAAACATCCATACTCGATCAAAAGCAGAAACATATACTGTTGAAGGATACAACAGCATATTTAGGCATTTCCTGGCAAGACTAAGGAGAAAGTCAAAGTGTTATACTAAAAGTCTTGAAATGCTAAAAATCTCCGTTTTGCTCTTGATGAAATATAGGAATAAAGAACTAGCTATGTTTAATTAA
- a CDS encoding peptidylprolyl isomerase translates to MAIKDGDTIKIDYTGTLDDGTVFDSSENHDEPLEFTVGAGQVIPGFEEAVRGMEVGEEKKFRVEACEAYGEANPALMQTVPSSLLQADAEITEGMMIMVGTADGQQMPAKITEVNDETITLDMNHPLAGKALTFNIKVVE, encoded by the coding sequence TTGGCAATAAAAGACGGAGATACAATAAAGATAGACTATACCGGCACACTTGATGACGGTACTGTTTTTGATAGTTCTGAAAATCATGACGAACCTCTTGAATTTACTGTAGGTGCAGGGCAGGTCATACCAGGTTTCGAGGAAGCTGTAAGAGGTATGGAAGTCGGGGAAGAGAAGAAGTTCAGAGTAGAGGCTTGTGAAGCCTATGGCGAGGCAAATCCGGCTCTCATGCAGACAGTTCCAAGTTCACTACTTCAGGCTGATGCAGAGATCACCGAAGGAATGATGATAATGGTAGGAACTGCTGACGGTCAGCAGATGCCTGCAAAGATAACTGAAGTCAATGATGAAACCATCACACTTGACATGAATCATCCACTCGCTGGCAAGGCACTGACTTTTAACATTAAAGTTGTCGAATAA
- a CDS encoding methyl-accepting chemotaxis protein translates to MNILEKLNDIGMSKKLLGSYALLIIFMLLVGYTGYSGISIVNEHLDEVLSEHVVSADSVMEMDLSLWMARDAGASYALGESTAKDDFVEATQTFDEHTGTLSALNLDEEETQDLENIVALRNDFETAGLTFFKTVDEAGMSETDIRVSNAMENYDAAGVKLSAALTEFEEMQAVEMAQAEVESEAAYASAVRSIFGLIIISAILGLVIGVTISRSITTRLNGLLDVSNKISNGDLTTNITDTSKDEIGQLSDSVGIMVSNLKSLVGEVKESSKTLSFTSQEMAASSEEISASTTQISTAVSQISEGALMQSSKIEDVSETISDMSISVQDIATNSQKAAESAVESNDLIQSLGDVAHELILKMDHIKSASNESSGMIDELNEKSSRIGEIVSFITQIADQTNLLALNAAIEAARAGEHGRGFAVVADEVRKLAEESATSAKQISGLIEEMQEGTGNAVESMKKGGIEVANGSESLEKAVSLVEKVVESGKQITDMVSDIAAASEEQAASIEETTASIEEVSAVAEQSAAGTQETMASVEEQTASMEGLAHSSQSLAEMAERLLVVVSKFKLDEDVETLVKNPSPMAKIADFEPENKQGPSIAAI, encoded by the coding sequence TTGAATATACTTGAAAAATTAAACGACATCGGAATGTCAAAAAAACTACTCGGAAGTTATGCATTACTCATTATTTTTATGCTGCTGGTCGGTTATACAGGATACAGTGGAATTTCAATTGTTAATGAACATTTGGATGAAGTCTTATCAGAGCATGTTGTTTCTGCAGATTCTGTAATGGAAATGGATCTATCATTATGGATGGCAAGAGATGCAGGCGCATCATATGCATTAGGCGAATCAACCGCAAAAGATGATTTTGTAGAGGCCACACAAACTTTTGATGAACACACAGGAACTCTGAGTGCATTAAATCTGGACGAAGAGGAAACACAGGATCTGGAAAACATAGTTGCTCTTAGAAATGATTTTGAAACTGCCGGACTTACTTTTTTCAAAACTGTAGATGAAGCAGGAATGAGCGAAACCGACATTCGTGTTTCAAATGCCATGGAAAACTATGATGCTGCCGGAGTAAAGCTTAGTGCAGCTCTTACTGAATTTGAAGAAATGCAAGCCGTGGAAATGGCACAGGCTGAAGTTGAATCAGAGGCAGCATATGCTAGTGCAGTAAGATCCATTTTTGGCCTTATTATAATATCTGCTATTCTCGGTTTAGTCATAGGTGTCACTATCTCCAGGTCCATAACGACACGACTGAATGGTTTACTCGACGTATCTAACAAGATATCTAATGGTGACCTAACAACAAATATCACTGATACATCTAAAGATGAAATTGGGCAGTTATCCGATTCAGTAGGAATTATGGTCAGTAATTTGAAATCACTTGTTGGCGAAGTTAAAGAAAGTTCAAAGACTCTTTCGTTCACATCACAGGAAATGGCAGCATCTTCTGAAGAGATATCCGCTAGCACAACCCAGATATCAACTGCAGTTTCCCAAATTTCAGAGGGAGCTTTGATGCAGTCAAGTAAAATAGAAGACGTTTCCGAAACAATAAGCGATATGAGTATAAGTGTACAGGATATCGCTACAAATTCACAAAAAGCAGCTGAGAGTGCAGTTGAATCGAACGACCTGATCCAGAGTCTTGGAGATGTGGCACACGAACTTATTCTCAAAATGGACCACATTAAATCTGCTTCAAATGAATCATCTGGTATGATTGATGAACTTAATGAAAAGTCCTCGAGAATTGGAGAGATTGTAAGCTTTATAACACAAATTGCAGATCAGACGAACCTTCTTGCACTAAATGCAGCCATCGAAGCTGCACGAGCAGGTGAACATGGTCGTGGATTTGCAGTCGTAGCAGATGAAGTACGCAAACTGGCAGAGGAATCTGCAACATCAGCCAAGCAGATATCAGGTTTGATCGAGGAAATGCAGGAAGGTACTGGAAATGCGGTTGAATCCATGAAAAAAGGTGGAATAGAAGTTGCAAATGGATCAGAATCCCTTGAAAAAGCAGTGTCTTTGGTTGAAAAAGTGGTTGAATCCGGAAAGCAAATAACAGATATGGTCAGTGACATTGCGGCTGCTTCAGAAGAGCAGGCAGCATCCATAGAAGAAACAACTGCTTCTATTGAAGAAGTATCTGCAGTTGCAGAGCAATCTGCTGCCGGAACCCAGGAGACAATGGCATCTGTAGAAGAACAGACAGCCTCCATGGAAGGACTGGCTCACTCATCCCAGAGCCTGGCAGAAATGGCGGAACGTTTGCTAGTTGTTGTATCAAAGTTCAAGCTGGACGAAGATGTAGAAACTTTAGTTAAAAACCCTTCTCCCATGGCAAAAATCGCAGATTTTGAACCTGAAAATAAGCAAGGTCCCTCCATTGCCGCCATATAA
- a CDS encoding IS5 family transposase, whose protein sequence is MDSFTDFALNEEYKRLQSVGDKLAEIEYLVDWKPFRPILESMYINRTASGGRPEADVIVMFKMLVLQQWHGLSDAELEKQCIDRISFRKFLGFPEYVPDSTTVWSFRKRIIDNGKEKAVWDEMQNQLDALGLKIKKGMIQDATFIHSDPGHAKADVLRGKDAKTRRSKDGTWTKKNGKSHFGYKLHTIIDKDYELIRRFETTTASLHDSQVDLSEKGEVVYRDKGYFGAIAKGFAATMQRAVRGHPLGIMDILRNERISVKRVPCERVYAVTKEIFKTRKVLVTTVERVNAKMLMTAFCFNLHQLRTLKTKGVI, encoded by the coding sequence ATGGATTCTTTTACTGATTTTGCCTTAAATGAAGAATATAAGCGTCTCCAATCTGTCGGAGATAAGCTTGCTGAAATTGAATATTTAGTAGATTGGAAGCCTTTTCGCCCTATTCTGGAGTCAATGTACATAAACAGAACAGCTTCAGGCGGACGGCCTGAAGCTGATGTTATTGTAATGTTCAAGATGCTTGTTCTGCAACAATGGCATGGTCTTTCTGATGCTGAGCTTGAAAAGCAGTGTATTGACAGGATATCCTTTAGGAAATTCCTGGGATTTCCTGAATATGTACCAGACAGTACAACTGTCTGGTCATTCAGGAAGAGAATTATCGACAATGGTAAAGAAAAAGCGGTGTGGGATGAAATGCAGAATCAGCTTGATGCTCTTGGTTTGAAGATTAAAAAAGGAATGATCCAGGATGCAACTTTTATTCACTCAGATCCAGGACATGCAAAAGCAGATGTACTCAGAGGAAAAGATGCGAAAACAAGAAGAAGCAAAGATGGAACCTGGACTAAGAAAAATGGTAAATCTCACTTTGGATACAAACTTCATACAATTATTGATAAGGATTATGAACTAATCAGAAGATTTGAGACAACAACTGCATCACTTCACGATTCACAGGTTGATCTGTCTGAAAAGGGTGAAGTGGTGTATAGAGATAAAGGATATTTTGGAGCAATAGCAAAAGGTTTTGCAGCAACAATGCAACGAGCTGTAAGAGGACATCCTTTAGGAATAATGGATATCCTCAGAAATGAAAGAATAAGTGTGAAAAGAGTCCCTTGCGAAAGAGTGTATGCAGTGACAAAAGAAATATTTAAAACCAGAAAGGTTCTTGTTACAACTGTAGAAAGAGTGAATGCAAAAATGTTGATGACAGCTTTTTGTTTTAATCTGCATCAATTGAGGACACTAAAAACCAAAGGAGTAATTTAG
- the mtaA gene encoding methylcobamide:CoM methyltransferase MtaA encodes MTCGLKGGCYISKSTSNISKKFQDILDGKKVDTPLVGTVTTAGILDLMDISGACRPEADRNPEQMAKLAASLHTDAKLEVIRIPFDVTVIGEALGCQIDPGTKARTPAVLTHPFEKSPEEFEIPADLLERGRIAVVMDAISLLKNDSGLQVPLVAGIEGPADLASYLCGMKLFLKLTLKKPEIAKTIIEKCIDTCIICANAYLLSGADAVVIADALSSPKLIGPDAFRQIIKPALIRFNKSIRGHSILHICGEVDSIIPDILECGFSAISIEENVKDLKYVIDYAHRNNTAIIGNISTSDTLYAKTPEDVRKEAFQCLDTNIDVLAPGCGIAPEMPLRNLLAMVKARDEYIEKMARVITLKYVV; translated from the coding sequence ATTACATGTGGCTTAAAAGGAGGGTGTTATATTAGCAAATCAACATCAAATATCTCAAAAAAATTCCAGGATATACTTGATGGAAAAAAAGTTGATACTCCTCTTGTAGGCACGGTCACAACAGCAGGAATACTTGACCTGATGGACATTTCCGGGGCTTGTAGGCCTGAAGCCGACAGGAATCCGGAACAAATGGCAAAACTAGCAGCTTCCTTACACACGGATGCAAAGTTAGAGGTCATACGTATTCCATTTGATGTGACGGTGATTGGCGAGGCACTTGGCTGTCAGATAGATCCAGGCACAAAGGCAAGAACACCAGCAGTGCTCACCCATCCATTTGAGAAAAGTCCTGAAGAGTTTGAGATACCCGCTGATCTGCTGGAACGGGGAAGAATAGCTGTTGTAATGGATGCAATTTCCCTTCTCAAGAACGATTCGGGATTACAGGTGCCTTTAGTTGCAGGTATTGAAGGTCCTGCTGATCTTGCTTCTTATCTTTGCGGGATGAAATTGTTTCTGAAGCTGACTTTAAAGAAACCTGAAATTGCAAAAACAATCATCGAAAAATGCATCGATACCTGCATAATTTGTGCCAATGCCTATCTTCTTTCAGGTGCAGATGCAGTGGTGATCGCAGATGCTCTGTCTTCTCCGAAGCTGATAGGTCCTGATGCATTCAGGCAAATTATAAAACCTGCATTGATCAGGTTCAATAAAAGCATAAGAGGTCACAGTATACTTCACATATGTGGGGAAGTGGATAGTATTATACCAGACATACTTGAGTGTGGTTTTAGTGCTATAAGCATCGAAGAAAATGTGAAGGATCTTAAATATGTGATTGATTATGCACACAGAAACAATACAGCAATAATTGGAAATATTTCTACATCAGACACTCTGTATGCAAAGACACCAGAAGATGTTAGAAAAGAGGCGTTCCAATGCTTGGATACAAATATTGATGTACTTGCTCCTGGCTGTGGTATAGCTCCTGAAATGCCTTTGAGGAATCTTCTGGCTATGGTCAAGGCAAGGGATGAATATATTGAAAAAATGGCCCGAGTCATCACATTGAAATATGTGGTTTAG